The following are encoded in a window of Fretibacter rubidus genomic DNA:
- a CDS encoding ATP-binding protein: MLEISEIDILNRIRRDNTWWENGTDKILEKDFPKRDYFPAFYHLVSQRNIKRAVVLMGPRQVGKTVMAKQAVYDLLSAGETPNHIFFSSLDTPIMMGKGLETILRLYVDNFGDETAGGWIIFDEVQYLKDWEIHLKSLVDSYPQYKFVVTGSAAAVLKRKSQESGAGRFSDFILPPLSYKEFLRFQKIDYNSDIAILNNAFMDYLAYGGYPEIVLNEKLQDSAQQYLKSDIIDKVLLRDLPSLYGVTDVQEMHRLFSTLVYNTSQEISLEKLSHNSGVSKATLKKYIEYFEGAFLIRKLSRIDENAKSFKRERTFKVYITNPSLYAALFGALDIDDPKMGALAETAVLAQTFNGFSSSLFSYARWRDGKTDREVDLVSLNKYSLKPETAIEVKWSDRIKNNVSEASNIAAFSLKNNLSGHSVLITTRTFQSSINFRAANIYCSTTVSYCWSMAEFAINRLEDEVGLSIDKP, translated from the coding sequence ATGCTCGAAATTTCTGAAATCGATATTCTAAACCGTATTCGGCGCGATAATACATGGTGGGAAAATGGCACGGATAAAATTTTAGAGAAAGACTTTCCAAAGCGGGATTATTTTCCGGCTTTTTACCACCTCGTAAGCCAGCGCAATATAAAGCGTGCGGTTGTTCTAATGGGGCCTCGGCAAGTTGGCAAAACCGTAATGGCAAAACAGGCTGTTTATGACTTGCTGAGTGCAGGCGAAACCCCCAATCATATTTTCTTTAGCTCGCTAGACACACCTATTATGATGGGAAAAGGGCTAGAAACGATATTGCGGTTATATGTCGATAATTTTGGCGATGAGACTGCTGGCGGATGGATTATATTTGATGAAGTTCAGTATTTAAAAGACTGGGAAATTCACCTCAAATCGCTTGTTGATAGCTATCCTCAGTATAAATTTGTCGTAACAGGATCGGCCGCCGCAGTTTTAAAACGCAAAAGCCAAGAAAGCGGTGCGGGGCGCTTTAGTGATTTTATCTTGCCGCCTTTGTCATATAAGGAATTTCTCCGGTTTCAAAAAATCGATTATAATTCTGATATTGCAATATTGAACAATGCTTTCATGGATTACCTGGCCTATGGTGGTTATCCAGAAATTGTCTTAAATGAAAAGCTTCAAGATAGCGCCCAGCAGTATTTAAAATCAGATATAATTGACAAGGTATTGTTGAGAGACTTGCCAAGCTTATATGGGGTGACAGATGTTCAAGAAATGCACAGGCTGTTTTCAACGTTAGTTTACAATACCAGTCAGGAAATTTCCTTAGAAAAATTGTCTCATAATTCCGGCGTTAGCAAAGCAACATTGAAAAAATATATCGAGTATTTTGAAGGTGCATTTTTAATCCGAAAACTGTCTCGCATTGACGAAAATGCCAAGTCTTTCAAACGCGAGCGAACATTTAAAGTATATATAACCAATCCGTCGTTATATGCAGCATTATTCGGGGCGCTTGATATTGATGATCCAAAGATGGGAGCCTTAGCTGAAACGGCTGTTTTAGCGCAAACTTTTAATGGCTTTTCAAGCTCTCTTTTTAGTTACGCAAGATGGAGAGACGGAAAGACAGATAGAGAAGTCGACCTTGTGAGCTTGAACAAATATTCGCTAAAGCCTGAAACTGCGATTGAAGTAAAATGGTCGGATAGGATAAAAAACAATGTTTCAGAGGCAAGTAATATTGCTGCGTTCTCATTAAAAAACAATCTTTCAGGTCATAGTGTTTTAATTACTACGCGCACATTTCAAAGTTCCATTAATTTTCGCGCTGCGAATATATATTGCAGCACTACTGTGAGTTATTGCTGGTCTATGGCAGAATTTGCAATTAATAGACTTGAGGATGAAGTTGGCCTATCAATTGATAAGCCCTAA
- a CDS encoding ribonucleoside-diphosphate reductase subunit alpha: MTEENAANAISEDFTSQLDDGTTINETATANSASASLKAVVDAANKTSSADVAPQKGKPAKIAAFKEVDVTVRQDRTRDTLLTDFGKRTLVDRYLLPEEVYQDMFARVSEAYCDDSAHAQRLYDYMSRLWFMPATPVLSNGGANRGLPISCFLNAVDDSLDSIVHAWNENVWLASNGGGIGTYWGNVRSIGERIGRAGHTSGIIPFIRVMDSLTLAISQGSLRRGSAAVYLDIHHPEIEEFLEIRKPSGDFNRKSLNLHHGLNITDDFMVAVRDGTDFGLISPHTGEEIKRVDARKLWQKILEMRLQTGEPYMVFSDTVNNALAKHQRDAGLKVQQSNLCAEIMLPTGLDKYGRQRTAVCCLSSINAEKYDEWKDDETFIEDIMRFLDNVLQDFIDRAPDAMADAKYSAARERSVGLGLMGFHSMLQAKGIPFESAMAKSFNNKIFKHIRKGADAASKTLAEERGACPDAADAGVMERFSHKMAVAPTASISIICGGTSAGIEPIPANIYTHKTLSGSFTVRNKHLEEVLEAKGLNSEKVWTKILENEGSVQWMDELDEFEKDTFKTAFEIDQRWVIEHAADRAPYICQAQSLNIFIPGDVDKWDLHMLHWQAWEKGVKSLYYCRSKSVQRASFAGADEKAELSEVEKAMQAAAPTDYDECLACQ; this comes from the coding sequence ATGACCGAAGAGAACGCAGCCAACGCCATCAGCGAAGATTTCACATCACAACTGGATGACGGCACGACGATAAATGAGACCGCAACAGCGAACTCAGCCTCGGCCTCACTTAAAGCTGTTGTCGATGCGGCCAATAAAACATCCTCCGCTGATGTTGCGCCGCAAAAGGGAAAGCCCGCGAAAATCGCCGCCTTTAAAGAGGTTGACGTCACGGTTCGCCAGGACCGTACACGTGATACCCTGTTGACTGACTTTGGTAAGCGCACATTGGTTGACCGTTACCTCTTGCCCGAAGAAGTTTATCAAGACATGTTTGCGCGCGTGTCAGAGGCCTATTGCGACGATAGCGCCCATGCCCAACGTCTTTATGATTATATGTCACGCCTCTGGTTCATGCCGGCGACACCCGTTCTGTCCAACGGTGGCGCCAATCGCGGTCTACCAATTTCGTGTTTTCTGAATGCCGTTGATGACAGCCTTGATTCGATTGTTCATGCGTGGAACGAAAATGTCTGGCTAGCCTCCAATGGCGGTGGCATTGGCACCTATTGGGGTAACGTGCGCTCTATCGGTGAACGCATTGGCCGTGCGGGTCACACATCGGGCATCATCCCGTTCATCCGCGTGATGGACAGCTTGACCCTCGCCATTTCCCAAGGCTCTCTGCGCCGCGGCTCTGCAGCGGTCTATCTTGATATTCACCACCCAGAAATCGAAGAGTTCCTCGAAATCCGCAAACCCTCTGGTGATTTCAACCGCAAGTCTTTGAACCTGCACCACGGCCTAAACATCACAGACGACTTTATGGTTGCCGTGCGTGACGGCACAGATTTTGGCCTGATTAGCCCCCACACAGGCGAAGAAATCAAGCGCGTTGACGCGCGTAAATTGTGGCAGAAAATCCTAGAGATGCGCCTGCAAACGGGCGAGCCTTATATGGTGTTCTCTGATACTGTGAATAATGCACTGGCTAAGCACCAACGCGATGCGGGTCTAAAGGTCCAACAATCAAACCTTTGTGCTGAAATCATGCTGCCCACAGGCCTTGATAAATACGGCCGTCAGCGCACGGCCGTTTGCTGCCTGTCATCGATCAATGCCGAGAAATATGACGAGTGGAAAGATGATGAAACCTTCATTGAAGACATCATGCGTTTTCTTGATAATGTCTTGCAAGATTTCATTGACCGCGCGCCAGACGCAATGGCTGACGCGAAATATTCTGCGGCGCGCGAACGCTCTGTTGGGCTTGGCTTGATGGGTTTTCATTCCATGTTGCAAGCCAAAGGTATCCCCTTTGAGAGCGCCATGGCGAAATCCTTTAACAATAAAATCTTCAAGCATATCCGCAAAGGCGCGGATGCGGCGTCCAAGACATTGGCCGAAGAACGCGGGGCGTGCCCTGACGCGGCGGATGCGGGCGTCATGGAGCGGTTCTCGCATAAAATGGCGGTTGCCCCGACAGCGTCCATTTCTATTATCTGCGGCGGTACCTCTGCGGGAATTGAGCCTATCCCGGCCAATATCTATACCCATAAAACACTGTCAGGATCGTTCACAGTGCGTAACAAGCACTTAGAGGAAGTCTTGGAAGCTAAGGGCCTCAATAGCGAAAAAGTCTGGACGAAAATTCTCGAAAATGAAGGCTCTGTGCAGTGGATGGACGAGCTTGATGAATTTGAGAAAGACACGTTTAAAACAGCGTTTGAGATTGATCAGCGCTGGGTGATTGAACATGCCGCTGACCGTGCGCCTTATATTTGCCAAGCGCAGTCACTGAATATTTTCATCCCCGGCGATGTTGATAAATGGGACCTCCACATGTTGCATTGGCAAGCGTGGGAAAAAGGCGTGAAGTCGCTTTATTATTGCCGCTCTAAATCTGTGCAGCGCGCATCTTTCGCAGGCGCCGATGAAAAGGCAGAATTAAGCGAGGTTGAAAAAGCCATGCAAGCCGCCGCACCAACGGATTATGACGAGTGTCTTGCCTGTCAGTAG
- a CDS encoding argininosuccinate synthase, whose translation MSTPSKVVLAYSGGLDTSIILKWLQEEKGCEVVTFTADLGQGEELEPARRKAEAQGVKEIFIDDLREEFVRDFVFPMFRANALYEGLYLLGTSIARPLIAKRQIEIAHEVGADAVCHGATGKGNDQVRFELGYYALDPQIKVIAPWREWDLNSRTKLIEYAEKHGIEIATDKRGEAPFSVDANLLHTSSEGKALEDPAEEAPEFVYQRTVSPEAAPDKATYIEVGFERGDAVSINGVAMSPATLLTRLNELGGANGIGRLDLLENRFVGMKSRGIYETPGGTILLMAHRGIEQITMDKGAAHLKDELMPRYAEIIYNGYWFSPERDMLQAAIDKSQEMVTGTVRLKLYKGSATIVGRSSPYSLYSQEHVTFEEDDVYDQADAGGFIKINALRLRLLKARDRKAGKND comes from the coding sequence ATGAGCACACCGAGCAAAGTTGTTCTGGCCTATTCGGGCGGACTGGATACATCGATTATTCTAAAATGGCTGCAAGAGGAGAAAGGCTGCGAGGTTGTCACCTTTACCGCCGATTTGGGCCAAGGCGAAGAACTAGAACCCGCGCGCCGCAAAGCCGAAGCCCAGGGGGTGAAAGAAATTTTCATCGACGATTTACGCGAAGAATTTGTTCGCGATTTTGTCTTTCCGATGTTTCGCGCCAACGCCCTTTATGAAGGCCTTTATTTGCTCGGCACATCAATCGCGCGGCCCCTCATCGCCAAGCGCCAAATTGAGATCGCGCATGAAGTGGGCGCTGACGCCGTTTGTCACGGCGCGACTGGCAAGGGTAATGACCAAGTGCGGTTTGAGCTCGGTTACTACGCGCTTGACCCGCAGATTAAAGTCATCGCCCCTTGGCGCGAATGGGATTTGAACTCTCGTACCAAGCTGATTGAATATGCCGAAAAACACGGCATTGAAATCGCGACAGATAAACGCGGCGAAGCGCCGTTCTCGGTCGATGCCAATTTGTTGCACACCAGTTCCGAAGGTAAAGCGCTAGAGGACCCCGCCGAGGAAGCCCCTGAATTTGTCTACCAACGCACCGTCTCACCAGAGGCAGCCCCCGACAAAGCCACCTATATCGAGGTTGGTTTTGAGCGCGGCGATGCCGTCTCTATCAACGGCGTCGCAATGAGCCCGGCGACACTATTAACACGTCTGAACGAACTTGGCGGCGCCAACGGCATTGGACGGCTGGATTTGCTGGAGAACCGTTTTGTCGGCATGAAATCACGCGGCATATATGAGACGCCTGGCGGAACGATCCTATTGATGGCGCACCGCGGTATTGAACAAATTACAATGGATAAAGGCGCAGCCCACCTCAAAGACGAGCTAATGCCGCGCTACGCCGAGATCATCTATAACGGCTATTGGTTCTCGCCAGAGCGCGACATGCTACAAGCCGCCATTGATAAGTCCCAAGAGATGGTGACAGGCACTGTGCGCCTCAAACTTTACAAGGGCTCTGCGACGATTGTCGGCCGTAGCTCGCCTTATTCACTCTATTCGCAAGAACATGTGACGTTTGAAGAGGATGATGTTTACGACCAAGCCGATGCAGGCGGTTTCATCAAAATCAACGCGCTTCGTTTGCGGCTACTCAAGGCCCGCGACCGTAAAGCCGGAAAGAATGATTAG
- a CDS encoding rhodanese-like domain-containing protein: MKFGLTIIILTTLLLGCGNAGPQNVQGGIGTLRTIQSDIQTALPDLSHISRADLDAQLTSAPNTVVILDTRPAAEFNVSHIEGANRIDPDAAPQSLLSLTDVRGKDVVLYCSVGWRSSLLGQASKDALLAAGATSVRNLEGGLFGWHNDGRAVVNHDGPTHFIHPYDDKWGQLIKNTDAARYTP; this comes from the coding sequence ATGAAATTTGGGCTCACCATTATTATATTGACGACGCTGCTTTTGGGTTGCGGCAACGCTGGCCCGCAAAATGTCCAAGGCGGCATTGGCACGCTTCGCACAATCCAAAGCGATATCCAAACCGCCCTTCCTGATTTGAGCCATATTAGCCGTGCTGATTTAGATGCACAGCTGACATCAGCCCCCAACACGGTTGTGATTTTAGATACGCGACCAGCGGCAGAATTTAACGTCAGCCATATAGAAGGTGCAAATCGCATTGACCCTGACGCTGCGCCGCAGTCTCTGCTGTCATTAACAGATGTGCGCGGCAAAGACGTCGTGCTGTATTGTTCTGTAGGCTGGCGGTCATCTTTACTGGGGCAAGCGTCTAAAGACGCCCTATTGGCGGCGGGGGCAACATCGGTGCGTAATTTGGAGGGCGGGCTGTTTGGCTGGCATAATGATGGGCGCGCGGTGGTTAATCATGACGGCCCAACACATTTCATTCACCCCTATGATGATAAATGGGGCCAATTAATAAAAAATACAGACGCGGCGCGTTACACTCCCTAA
- a CDS encoding glycosyltransferase family 4 protein → MKILLVTDAWEPQMNGVVRTLSETVGALRTAGHEVEVIAPSDGYWTMPLPTYPDIRLAPFAKSDVERRIVRFAPEAVHIATEGPLGQAARALCLKWGMPFTTSYHTKFPEYIKARFPFVPLSWPYKFVRDFHNSGGTTMVTTPSMVEFLDARGFTGLAPWARGVDLSIFRPDQRANPTDVYDGLPRPIFVNVGRVAVEKNIEAFLELDLPGSKVIVGDGPQLSQLTKKYPDAHFVGAKFGDDLARHFADADVFVFPSKTDTFGLVIIEAMATGTPVAAYPVTGPIDIVPGSGAGVLDDDLKTACLDALELLREDAANHAQNYSWKAVSETFFNLLTPEYEPNARRRWRRTRRLMKIASSPFHWLRKMGRKLWRVLRGKGM, encoded by the coding sequence ATGAAAATATTACTCGTGACTGATGCATGGGAACCGCAAATGAACGGCGTTGTTCGCACCCTGTCAGAGACGGTTGGCGCGCTACGCACCGCTGGGCACGAGGTCGAGGTGATTGCGCCGTCAGATGGGTATTGGACCATGCCGCTGCCGACCTATCCCGATATACGGCTTGCGCCTTTTGCCAAATCTGACGTCGAACGCCGCATTGTCCGCTTCGCGCCAGAGGCCGTTCACATTGCGACCGAGGGCCCATTGGGCCAAGCAGCCCGTGCGCTTTGCCTTAAATGGGGCATGCCGTTCACGACCAGCTATCACACGAAGTTTCCAGAATATATCAAAGCGCGCTTTCCCTTTGTGCCGCTGTCTTGGCCGTATAAATTTGTCCGTGATTTTCATAATAGCGGCGGCACAACCATGGTGACCACACCCAGCATGGTCGAATTTTTAGACGCGCGCGGCTTTACGGGTTTGGCCCCTTGGGCGCGCGGTGTGGATTTATCTATCTTTCGTCCCGATCAGCGGGCTAACCCCACTGATGTTTACGACGGTCTGCCGCGACCCATATTTGTCAATGTCGGGCGTGTGGCGGTGGAGAAAAATATAGAGGCGTTTTTGGAACTCGACTTGCCCGGCTCCAAAGTCATTGTCGGCGACGGGCCGCAGCTATCTCAGCTGACTAAAAAATATCCTGACGCCCATTTTGTCGGGGCTAAATTTGGCGATGACCTTGCCCGGCATTTTGCCGATGCCGATGTCTTTGTCTTTCCCAGCAAAACCGACACATTCGGCCTAGTCATCATAGAGGCCATGGCCACAGGAACGCCTGTTGCAGCTTATCCCGTCACAGGTCCAATTGATATTGTCCCAGGCAGCGGGGCCGGTGTCTTAGACGATGATTTGAAAACGGCATGCCTGGACGCATTGGAATTACTGCGCGAAGACGCGGCAAACCATGCACAAAATTACAGCTGGAAAGCGGTGTCAGAGACGTTTTTTAATCTACTCACCCCAGAATATGAACCCAATGCCCGCCGTCGCTGGCGCCGCACAAGACGCCTCATGAAAATCGCCAGTAGTCCCTTTCACTGGCTCCGCAAAATGGGACGGAAACTGTGGCGGGTGCTACGGGGGAAGGGGATGTAA